ATCTAAATTATCTtaagaaaacatgacaaaattatttttctaaccaAGGGAACATTATATCATCATTCTGTTTTTCCAAAATAATCTGGATATAACACTAAATTTCAAAGTTATTTATTGATAGTTTGTGGCAGAATTTTCATTTGCAGCACCTGTTGTCTATTTGATTATAAAAAAACTGTTTAGGTTTATCCAAGTGTACCattagaatgaaaaacaaaacaaaacagttgaCTTGCCTCAACAGCATGACGCTGGATCCAAAAGACTAATTgagcaaaatacattcatctttgatgatttatttaaaatagaatttgtaATTTGCCAAGACCGAATGGTATCATGAGGACTAAGCAGCAAGTTCCTTATATATGAGGAAGTAGTTATTATTTAATAACTTGAAACCAGGTTTTAAAAAGTGTCAGTCAACTTAGCTTGTTCTATTTTCCCTATTAAAAGGATTGTAGGAAATGATTTAATTGGAGAAAGATACACCATATTGGGATATACCATATATCATTGAATCTAAGGTGTCAATTTAAGACACACTATTATTTTATGTATCTCTGAAAAATAACAATGCTAATATAATATGATGCCATTAATTGTAAGAAGCCTCTCAATAACAGGGATATTAAAACACATCTTAGAAGCGATGAAGTGCATTAATgtattcttttcctcttttgagGTAAGTCTTATGCTTTTTTTCTGGCTATTAAGTTTCATAAtctacaaaaagcaaaacaaacataaCTTGAATATTTTTGCTGTATCACACTTGTGGAGCATAGCTTTTCACCATGATAAGAAGCTAGCTACACAAGTCAGTTATTTTATCTTACAGCTGGCTTGAATGCCCCTGAAACATTCTAGTGGCCTGGAAAAGTTGACCTACCTGTGAGATGCTTGACACTATATGGTATCCGGATGACCTAAAACACGCCCCCCTCCACCCCAAGGGTTATAATTTTCATCACAAGTTATTATGTAGCatgtttacatatgtatatataaaaattttacaaaagtaCAGTTGTGCATAACTATCCCTTTAAAGTGTATGAGTATAGGATTTAGAATCATGCCATGCTGAAACCCTAAATTCATAGACAAAAAAGAATGATTTCACGTTCCAGGCATTCAATCTAGTACTagaactaacaaaatcaaaagccaTGCACAAAACTACCTCCCCAGAGAAAGGCTAGTCCCTTTTCCTCCCCTCCATTTCATTATGAACATAGTAGAAAAAAGCACATTCTTatcaaatttgatgaaaagtgCCAACACGTTTGAACTGAAATACGACTTTTCATGTGAACTGTACCGAATGTCTACGTATTCGACTTTCCCCATGGGGGTTCCCATCTCAGAAAGAAGCCTTGCTCGTGCTGGTTTTTATTACACTGGTGTGAATGACAAGGTCAAATGCTTCTGTTGTGGTCTGATGCTGGATAACTGGAAACAAGGAGACAATGCTATTGAAAAGCATAAAAACTTGTATCCTAGCTGTAGCTTTATTCAGAATCTAAGTTCAGTTAACAGCCTGGGAGCCACCTCACAGCCTTCCCCTTCTTCTTCAGTAAATCCCACACATTCATTACTACCAAGTTTGGAAAACAGTGGATATTTCAGTGGCTCTTATTCAAGCTTTCCATCAAATCTTGTAAATTTCAGAGCAAATCAAGATTTTCCTGCCTTGAGACCAAGCTCCTACAGTTGGGCAATGAATACTGAAAAAGCGAGATTACTTACTTACCAGATGTGGCCGTTGACCTTTCTGTCACCAATAGATCTGGCAAAAGCAGGCTTTTACTATATAGGACCTGGAGATAGAGTGGCTTGCTTTGCCTGTGGTGGAAAATTGAGCAACTGGGAACCGAAGGATGATCCTATGTCAGAACATCTAAGACATTTTCCCAAATGTCCATTTTTAGAAAATCAGCTTCAAGAAACTTTGAGACACACAGTTTCTAATTTAAGCATGCAGACACATGCAGCCCGTTTTAAAACATTCTTGAACTGGCCATCTAATGTCCTAGTTCATCCTGAGCAGCTTGCAAGTGCTGGTTTTTATTATATGGGTAAGAAACTTAAtctgataataataaaaatattcagtatattttattttacaaattttagtAGATAAGTTATATACATTCGTAAGTTTTTGTTCAAATTAACTTTAGGTCACAGTGATGATGTCAAATGTTTTTGCTGTGATGGTGGACTGAGGTGTTGGGAATCTGGAGATGATCCATGGGTAGAACATGCCAAGTGGTTTCCAAGGTAACTGTTTTCAAATTCTCTGAAAATTTTTGTTATTATCAGGGGATAATGTGACTACCTTACAGTCAGCTGTTACTTTATTCTGTCTTTGCTTCAAAAATACATTTGTGATTAAGTTTTGTATGAATTACTTAGAAAAATAATTCTGTAAAAGATTTTTGTGGAAATTTAGGATGAAAAGTAATAGGCTTAGAATTTTGTTTAAGTTTtaaagaaatatcttttcaaaaataACACATGCTCATTATAAAAACACAATCATACATTatagaaaagtaaagagaaaaaaaaattgtcccaaAATCCTACCACCTAAAGATGATCATGGTTACCATTTGATTTAACATCCCTCCAGACATCtatgcatatgtacatatatagatAAATGCATGCAATTTGACATGAATGAGATACCGTATTGTTTGCCCCCCAAATTACAAGGATTCAATATAGATATGTACTTCTATAGAATGTGACACTCTTCTTACTCAAAGTCAGAGGCTGTGCTTTAATTCTactgaaaaaaaggagaaaggaagagttaAGGAATATCTGTGCCTTCAAATGGTAGATAAGAATAATGAcagtttgaaatgaaaatttctggtaatatttacctttaaaaatgattatattttttaaCCTGGGAAACTTGTTTCCCACCAAATATAATCATTGTAAGTGAAATGTATTGAAGCTtgaaaagagatgcaaattaattTAGGGAGTAagtaagagaaagacaactttttttttaataagatgaTTCAGAATTAGCCATGGTCTGAATGAACAGCTTTGCAGTGACCTGGAGTTTCTTGGGCTTCAGAACAACTATTGACTCTTAAGAAATTCACAGGAAAATTGAGGGTGAAAACCCActacaaattaattttaatggagAATATTCTCTTCTGGGGCCAGAATGCCTATATCCCCATTCTCAGAACTTAGAATCCACAAGAGTAATGAGAAGATTTCTCGTTCATCAATGGTCAGAGCAGAAATTGGATGGTTTCGAGGATGTTTCAGATTATAGCTTTTCCCCTCAATCATTTTATGTAAAGTTAATTTGCTCTCCTGTTTTTCTTACACTGAGGTAGATCACCCATAATTATTGTCTCTTCCTTAAGCAATCTCCTGAGGGAGGCACTATTAGActtcatttataaataaagaaacaggttaaggcacttgtccaagatcacagtaTTGTCTTTTTGAGTCTTTTTTGTGAGTCTTTCTAATAAGTGCATCTGTTTCTCACCCAGCCTTCCATCCTGCCTCCCTATATCCTTCTCCCACCACTGAGAAGATCAAAATACaaatctgaaatatatttttattttttgcaatatttactgaatacagTTTTTGTATACTTactctttatttaaaatgaaggTTTTATATTGTGAAAATGTAGGATTGCTATTTGTTAGTTTTTATGTGGGTCTTTCAGCTTTTCcccaaatttttttttgaaaaatttaggccctaaagaaaaactgaaaaagtaGTACAATGAATATCTGTATGCCCTTCACCTAGATTCACCAATTGTTAacactttgccacatttgctatatgtgtgtgtgtgtgttcacgcATACTTTTTTCCCCTGAACCATTTCAAAGTATGTAAGTTACAGACATGATATTTCACTCCTGAATACTTTAGTGAGTATCTCCTAGGAATACTATTATATTATAATCACATTGGGGTCATTATCTTTTGACTTAGAAGCAAAACATAGAAAGGTGTTTTTCTCTACCTTAAACACAGGAAAAACTCAGCTATGCATAATTTTCTAATTCAATAGTTACTAACAAAATGGCACTGAAGATTTTTCTAACTGCAGAACACATCTTCATTTATGttagtaaagaaaaaattaaaacaaatggttCTAATAAAATTATGTCTCATCTtaacgctttttttttttaaaaaaagtaaactttattaatgtatttttgtTCTACTTGTTACCCCTAAGAGATGTGTATGATGGAACATTTGGGAAAAGAAGGCAAAATCTGTTCTAgattacttatttttattcttcctcttgTCTATGTCAGCTTGGTTTTAACTGCAATATCTCTTACCAGTTGTTAACTTCCCTTACAGTAAATGAAAACTCAAGTGATTATATGTTTATGCTCATTCGAAATATTTAGCAGTCTGCAAATAGCTGGATTAGTTTTGCCTAAATGAAGATAAACATTTAGGGCTTTTCAAAATTAGCTGAAGCAtactatatctcagtaaatataaaataagataaattttCTAAAACATTCAAACCTCATAAAACAGAACTAATAGCATATCAAATTTATGTTAACTGAtaagtagcattttaaaaaaacaaaatacaaaaacttTGAATCCTATTATAGGATATTTAGGATATTTATGAGGaagttttgggaaaaaaatttgaaagaaaaagaaacacaatagaATAAACTCCTACTGTACTaggatttatttattcttctaacTTTAAGTTTAGATAATCAGTGATCTTAAATGATATTGTGATTTGGGCCAAACACCTAACTAGATTTGAAATCCAATTTGAAACAGCTAGAGAGAAAGAACTTATTAAAACTTTCTTTCCACTTTCATAAATTAACCCCATcaaactttattttctgtttacatTTTAGGTGTGAGTACTTGATACGAATTAAAGGACATGAGTTTATCAGACGAGTTCAAGCCAGTTATCCTCATCTACTTGAACAGgtaatgaggtttttttttttttaaatcattggcTAACAACAGATAAATTAGTTTTTGATAACTGTAGAGAGTAGTGTTTTTGCAAAAAGACAAGAGTtgctttaaaaagacattttctttctttcttttttttaaaaaaaactaacatCATCTTAGAAAATGctattctttggagaaaaataaatctataattaGTAACTGCTTAAAAAACAttatgtttctctctaagcatttctcCAATCAAGTTGCAATGAATTAAACTATTTGAGATTATagcattttttattaaattcagttttattgaaatacattcacacaccatacaatcatccatgatacacaatccactgtccacagtatgataacagtt
This genomic stretch from Choloepus didactylus isolate mChoDid1 chromosome 6, mChoDid1.pri, whole genome shotgun sequence harbors:
- the BIRC3 gene encoding baculoviral IAP repeat-containing protein 3, translating into MNIVEKSTFLSNLMKSANTFELKYDFSCELYRMSTYSTFPMGVPISERSLARAGFYYTGVNDKVKCFCCGLMLDNWKQGDNAIEKHKNLYPSCSFIQNLSSVNSLGATSQPSPSSSVNPTHSLLPSLENSGYFSGSYSSFPSNLVNFRANQDFPALRPSSYSWAMNTEKARLLTYQMWPLTFLSPIDLAKAGFYYIGPGDRVACFACGGKLSNWEPKDDPMSEHLRHFPKCPFLENQLQETLRHTVSNLSMQTHAARFKTFLNWPSNVLVHPEQLASAGFYYMGHSDDVKCFCCDGGLRCWESGDDPWVEHAKWFPRCEYLIRIKGHEFIRRVQASYPHLLEQLLSTSDTPEDENAESPIIHFGPGENHSEDAVMMNIPVVKAALEMGFSRSLVKQTVQSKILTAGENYKTVSDLVLDLLNAEDELREEEKERATEEKESDDLSLIRKNRMALFQHLTCVLPVLDSLLTARVINEQEHNVIKQKTQTSLQARELIDTILVKGNIAATILKNSLQEIDPMLYHNLFVQKDIKYIPTEDVSDLPMEEQLRRLQEERTCKVCMDKEVSIVFIPCGHLVVCKECAPSLRKCPICRGTIKGTVRTFLS